One region of Vigna angularis cultivar LongXiaoDou No.4 chromosome 10, ASM1680809v1, whole genome shotgun sequence genomic DNA includes:
- the LOC108321263 gene encoding bifunctional nuclease 2 isoform X2 → MLGSRFCVRTVAGVGSAAADHTNAAATIARSAPNSVALDFSPLHLPPLRSRRLRCRRSVLISCNSSRRRSSSDDSLGNDYLEASLLLSETFSHYHMWKKGFQAEFQWKSSAPSIPLSRTDSSLLRHSFLQRFQNPTIFLRISCDGDYILPIVVGKIAIEKLMDEEFQRESEVIMVRITERVVSTYFARLYINQPGKSDLISVDARPSDAINVANRCKAPIYVSKEIVFTDAIRIGYGMGRVRNKKAVYDVLLDSPVDGPDLVAQELSMMHNMHIAIKQERFKDAAIWRDKLANLRKSAHEH, encoded by the exons ATGCTGGGTTCAAGATTCTGCGTCCGCACCGTAGCCGGCGTGGGCTCCGCCGCGGCAGATCACACGAATGCCGCCGCAACCATCGCCCGCTCCGCTCCCAACTCTGTCGCCCTCGATTTCTCGCCGCTCCACCTTCCGCCGCTCCGGTCCCGCCGCTTACGCTGCCGCCGATCCGTCCTCATTTCCTGCAATTCCTCTCGCCGCAGATCCAGCTCCGACGATTCTCTCGGCAACGATTATCTCGAAGCTTCTCTCCTTCTCTCAG AAACGTTCTCGCACTATCATATGTGGAAGAAAGGATTCCAAGCGGAGTTTCAATGGAAATCGTCTGCGCCATCAATTCCCTTGTCCAGAACGGATAGTAGTTTATTGAGACATAGCTTTCTACAGCGTTTCCAGAACCCTACGATTTTTCTCAGGATTTCTTGCGATGGAGACTATATACTGCCAATTGTTGTAG GAAAGATTGCTATTGAGAAACTTATGGACGAGGAGTTTCAACGAGAAAGTGag GTGATAATGGTGAGAATTACAGAGAGAGTGGTCAGCACTTACTTTGCTAGATTGTACATTAACCAG CCAGGGAAAAGTGATCTTATCAGTGTGGATGCACGTCCCTCAGATGCTATCAACGTTGCAAATAGATGCAAG GCTCCGATATATGTAAGTAAAGAAATTGTTTTCACAGATGCTATCCGAATTGGTTATGGAATGGGCAGAGTACGTAATAAAAAGGCTGTTTATGATGTATTGCTTGACAG CCCTGTAGATGGTCCAGATTTGGTAGCTCAAGAACTAAGTATGATGCATAATATGCATATAGCTATCAAACAGGAAAGATTTAAAGATGCAG CTATATGGAGAGACAAACTTGCAAATCTTCGTAAATCAGCCCATGAACACTAA
- the LOC108321263 gene encoding bifunctional nuclease 2 isoform X1: MLGSRFCVRTVAGVGSAAADHTNAAATIARSAPNSVALDFSPLHLPPLRSRRLRCRRSVLISCNSSRRRSSSDDSLGNDYLEASLLLSETFSHYHMWKKGFQAEFQWKSSAPSIPLSRTDSSLLRHSFLQRFQNPTIFLRISCDGDYILPIVVGKIAIEKLMDEEFQRESEDCPDQFQFVKNLVGRLDHEVIMVRITERVVSTYFARLYINQPGKSDLISVDARPSDAINVANRCKAPIYVSKEIVFTDAIRIGYGMGRVRNKKAVYDVLLDSPVDGPDLVAQELSMMHNMHIAIKQERFKDAAIWRDKLANLRKSAHEH, translated from the exons ATGCTGGGTTCAAGATTCTGCGTCCGCACCGTAGCCGGCGTGGGCTCCGCCGCGGCAGATCACACGAATGCCGCCGCAACCATCGCCCGCTCCGCTCCCAACTCTGTCGCCCTCGATTTCTCGCCGCTCCACCTTCCGCCGCTCCGGTCCCGCCGCTTACGCTGCCGCCGATCCGTCCTCATTTCCTGCAATTCCTCTCGCCGCAGATCCAGCTCCGACGATTCTCTCGGCAACGATTATCTCGAAGCTTCTCTCCTTCTCTCAG AAACGTTCTCGCACTATCATATGTGGAAGAAAGGATTCCAAGCGGAGTTTCAATGGAAATCGTCTGCGCCATCAATTCCCTTGTCCAGAACGGATAGTAGTTTATTGAGACATAGCTTTCTACAGCGTTTCCAGAACCCTACGATTTTTCTCAGGATTTCTTGCGATGGAGACTATATACTGCCAATTGTTGTAG GAAAGATTGCTATTGAGAAACTTATGGACGAGGAGTTTCAACGAGAAAGTGag GATTGTCCTGATCAGTTCCAGTTTGTGAAAAATCTAGTTGGAAGATTAGACCATGAA GTGATAATGGTGAGAATTACAGAGAGAGTGGTCAGCACTTACTTTGCTAGATTGTACATTAACCAG CCAGGGAAAAGTGATCTTATCAGTGTGGATGCACGTCCCTCAGATGCTATCAACGTTGCAAATAGATGCAAG GCTCCGATATATGTAAGTAAAGAAATTGTTTTCACAGATGCTATCCGAATTGGTTATGGAATGGGCAGAGTACGTAATAAAAAGGCTGTTTATGATGTATTGCTTGACAG CCCTGTAGATGGTCCAGATTTGGTAGCTCAAGAACTAAGTATGATGCATAATATGCATATAGCTATCAAACAGGAAAGATTTAAAGATGCAG CTATATGGAGAGACAAACTTGCAAATCTTCGTAAATCAGCCCATGAACACTAA